A stretch of Imperialibacter roseus DNA encodes these proteins:
- a CDS encoding phosphatase PAP2 family protein, producing MQALSVVFHPLLLPTIMFFVIFRYVPQAFRPLADENVPYILLALSTTTLIIPVLSLLALRLTSTIRSLQMHDKNDRLVPFVFIATFYGVTTYMFYSKLTLNPVLVLLMLTTTLLIVLLTGITFFWKISIHSAGIGGVVGFILALVHIFPGSELLIPFVAAIVVLGWVMTARLVLQAHSFSQVVAGAVLGGGFCYLMMMVFS from the coding sequence ATGCAGGCATTATCGGTGGTGTTTCACCCGCTTCTTCTGCCGACGATCATGTTTTTTGTTATTTTTCGGTACGTGCCACAGGCTTTCAGGCCACTGGCCGACGAAAATGTGCCCTACATTCTACTGGCACTATCCACTACCACTCTGATCATACCAGTGCTAAGTCTTTTGGCCCTTCGCCTCACCTCTACCATTAGGAGCCTTCAAATGCACGATAAAAATGACAGGCTTGTCCCTTTTGTTTTTATCGCCACTTTTTATGGGGTAACCACCTATATGTTTTATAGTAAGCTTACCCTAAATCCGGTGTTGGTGCTATTGATGCTCACCACCACTTTGCTGATTGTGCTGCTTACGGGAATCACTTTCTTCTGGAAAATAAGTATTCACAGTGCCGGCATCGGGGGTGTGGTGGGCTTTATTTTGGCCCTGGTCCATATTTTTCCGGGAAGCGAGTTACTTATCCCTTTTGTGGCAGCAATTGTTGTGCTGGGATGGGTAATGACAGCCCGTTTGGTGCTGCAAGCCCATAGTTTTTCCCAAGTGGTAGCTGGCGCTGTTCTCGGAGGAGGGTTTTGTTACCTGATGATGATGGTATTTTCCTAG